Proteins encoded together in one Synechococcus sp. BL107 window:
- the gshB gene encoding glutathione synthase, with amino-acid sequence MRQLFVLDPLQQINPLKDSSAALMQAAQRAGDEVWACTPADLIARGDEPLAMALPVTTEPWITIGASERQCLTGFDVIWMRKDPPVDEAYLYATHLLEVAERAGVRVLNRPSALRAWNEKLGALRFCRWMAPTTVSGRVAELRAFAQEQGEVVLKPLGGRAGLGVIRVNAEAPGLKALLELVTEQERLPVMAQAFLPAVTDGDKRILLVDGEPLGAVNRRPLAGEFRSNLAVGGQAEATELTDRERQICAALAPALRAEGLFFVGIDVIAGMLSEINVTSPTGVREVERLMQQPLADQTIERLHHAL; translated from the coding sequence ATGCGTCAGCTGTTTGTGCTGGATCCGCTCCAGCAGATCAATCCGCTTAAAGACTCGTCAGCGGCCTTGATGCAGGCCGCGCAGCGGGCTGGTGATGAGGTGTGGGCATGCACGCCTGCAGATTTGATTGCCCGAGGCGATGAACCGTTGGCGATGGCGCTTCCGGTCACCACGGAACCGTGGATCACGATTGGTGCCAGTGAACGTCAGTGCCTCACAGGTTTTGACGTGATTTGGATGCGCAAAGATCCCCCCGTTGATGAGGCGTATTTGTACGCCACCCATCTGCTCGAGGTGGCAGAACGTGCCGGTGTGCGGGTGCTCAACCGCCCGAGTGCCCTGAGGGCATGGAACGAAAAGCTTGGTGCGTTGCGCTTTTGCCGTTGGATGGCTCCTACCACCGTGTCCGGACGGGTGGCAGAGCTCAGAGCCTTTGCCCAGGAGCAAGGAGAGGTGGTGCTGAAGCCCCTCGGAGGTCGGGCTGGCTTGGGTGTGATCCGAGTGAATGCTGAAGCGCCTGGTCTTAAGGCGTTGTTGGAGCTGGTCACGGAGCAAGAGCGATTGCCAGTGATGGCCCAGGCGTTTTTGCCTGCTGTGACGGACGGTGACAAGCGGATCCTGCTGGTGGATGGCGAACCGCTGGGGGCGGTGAATCGCCGCCCTCTGGCGGGAGAGTTCCGCAGCAATTTGGCCGTCGGCGGTCAGGCGGAAGCGACGGAACTCACCGATCGCGAACGGCAGATTTGTGCTGCATTAGCCCCCGCGCTGCGGGCAGAAGGCTTGTTCTTTGTCGGCATCGACGTGATCGCTGGGATGTTGAGTGAGATCAATGTCACCAGTCCCACGGGTGTGCGGGAAGTGGAACGCCTCATGCAGCAACCCTTGGCCGATCAAACGATCGAACGGCTGCATCACGCCCTTTAG
- the grxC gene encoding glutaredoxin 3, translated as MAKVEIYTWRTCPFCIRAKALLDGKGAAYTEISVDGDEPGRDAMAARGNGRRSVPQIFINDAHVGGCDELHGLERAGKLDSLLNA; from the coding sequence ATGGCCAAGGTTGAGATCTACACCTGGCGCACCTGTCCGTTCTGCATTCGTGCCAAAGCACTGCTGGATGGAAAGGGTGCTGCCTACACGGAAATCAGTGTTGACGGCGATGAGCCTGGTCGTGATGCCATGGCGGCTCGTGGCAACGGGCGCCGCAGTGTTCCTCAGATCTTCATCAACGACGCCCACGTGGGTGGTTGTGATGAATTGCATGGTTTGGAGAGAGCCGGAAAGCTCGACTCCCTTTTGAACGCTTGA